From Lujinxingia vulgaris, a single genomic window includes:
- a CDS encoding efflux RND transporter permease subunit, with protein sequence MKTFISFCIQHRFLVIFGVLLVGALGVRAAHQLPIDAVPDVTNVQVQVLTTAPALGPIEVEQYITVPVETVMSGLPRVEQVRSLSRFGLSAVTIVFEEGTDIYFARQLVSERLADAREAIPEGYGSPELGPISSGLGEIYQFEVRGEPMCEPGQADTPDCYTLMELRTILDWYVSYQLRPLPGVVEVNAFGGELKTYEVQVDPDRLNALNLSLDDVFEALEDNNANAGGGYMVRSGEQRVVRGEGLITSLDDIRGVRVATGVDGTAIFVRDVATVSFAPMVRHGAATRDGRGEVVTGVVMMLLGANSGEVSDRVRARIDELATGLPEGVTIETYYDRSELVDRTVRTVAVNLIEGGILVVVVLLLLLGNLRGGLLVASVIPLSLLFTFISMRFFGVSGNLMSLGALDFGLIIDGAIVVVENVSRRLSETRARGRAVRGVVRDATAQVIRPVLFGTAIIMIVYIPILSLQGIEGKMFRPMAIAVLSALAAALVLAVTLVPAASTWLFRGGLSEKEPILARLARKAYEPLLGLVLRFRPVVVLIAVLIFVGGGWLASRMGAEFVPRLDEGAIALQAVRPPSVSLEESVAATTRIERVLLDAYPDEIDTIVSRTGRAEIATDPMGIEISDIYLILHPIEEWTRADSKVELVERIDATLAESIAGQNFSFSQPIELRTNELISGVRSDVAVNLYGPDFAELEKAGERVMRVLRSVDGAVDVNASQVAGLPAVRIVVDREAAGRYGINASEILDAVSAIGGRPVGTVFEGQRRFSLQVRLTEAARANPEVLRELLVSAPGGERVPLGQVAQVLLEEGPAVVSRESAQRRMTIQLNVRGRDLAGFVAEAQERVRAEANLPPGYFVTWGGQFENLQAATSRLALAVPLALLLIFLLLYTTFGSARPALIIYLNIPMAAVGGVLALWLRGMPFSISAAVGFIALSGIAVLNGVVMVSYIRDLQREGLSLMDATEKGARLRLRAVLMTALTDGIGFLPMAISTTAGAEVQRPLATVVIGGLVTATMLTLFVLPAVYSWLGGSALEDDDEDEIPADMEGVEA encoded by the coding sequence ATGAAGACCTTCATCTCCTTCTGCATCCAACACCGATTCCTCGTCATCTTTGGCGTCCTGCTCGTCGGTGCTCTCGGGGTCCGAGCCGCCCATCAGCTACCCATCGACGCCGTACCGGACGTCACCAATGTTCAGGTGCAGGTGCTCACGACCGCCCCCGCCCTCGGCCCGATCGAGGTCGAGCAGTACATCACGGTCCCGGTAGAGACCGTGATGAGCGGGCTGCCGCGCGTGGAGCAAGTGCGCAGCCTGTCGCGCTTTGGACTCTCCGCTGTCACGATCGTCTTCGAAGAGGGCACGGACATCTACTTCGCCCGGCAGCTCGTATCCGAGCGCCTGGCGGACGCGCGAGAGGCGATTCCAGAGGGCTATGGCTCACCGGAGCTTGGTCCTATCTCGAGCGGGCTCGGTGAGATCTACCAGTTCGAGGTTCGCGGCGAGCCCATGTGTGAGCCGGGCCAGGCGGACACGCCCGACTGCTACACCCTCATGGAGCTGCGCACGATCCTCGACTGGTACGTCAGCTACCAGCTCCGGCCGCTTCCGGGCGTCGTTGAGGTCAACGCCTTCGGCGGCGAGCTCAAGACGTATGAGGTTCAGGTCGACCCCGACCGTTTGAACGCGCTGAACCTGAGCCTCGACGACGTCTTCGAGGCACTCGAGGATAACAACGCCAACGCCGGCGGCGGCTACATGGTCCGAAGTGGCGAGCAACGTGTCGTGCGGGGTGAAGGGCTCATCACATCTCTCGATGACATCCGCGGGGTGCGCGTCGCGACGGGCGTCGACGGGACCGCGATCTTCGTGCGGGACGTGGCGACGGTGTCATTCGCGCCAATGGTGCGCCACGGAGCGGCCACCCGGGATGGTCGAGGTGAGGTGGTCACCGGGGTCGTGATGATGCTCCTCGGAGCGAACTCCGGCGAGGTCTCCGACAGGGTGCGGGCCCGTATCGACGAGCTTGCGACCGGACTACCGGAAGGCGTGACCATCGAGACCTACTACGACCGCTCGGAGCTCGTCGACAGAACGGTGCGGACCGTCGCCGTCAATCTCATCGAAGGCGGCATCCTCGTCGTAGTCGTCCTCCTGCTCTTACTGGGCAACCTTCGAGGTGGACTCCTGGTCGCCTCGGTGATCCCGCTCTCGCTTCTGTTCACGTTTATCTCGATGCGCTTCTTCGGTGTGTCGGGGAACCTCATGAGCCTCGGAGCGCTCGACTTCGGCTTGATCATCGATGGCGCCATTGTCGTCGTCGAGAACGTATCGCGGCGGCTATCAGAGACGCGCGCCCGAGGCCGGGCGGTTCGCGGAGTTGTCCGAGACGCGACGGCTCAAGTCATCCGCCCGGTGCTCTTTGGCACCGCGATCATCATGATCGTCTACATCCCGATCCTCTCCTTGCAGGGGATCGAGGGGAAGATGTTCCGACCCATGGCCATCGCGGTGCTCTCGGCGCTCGCAGCCGCTTTGGTTCTCGCGGTCACGCTCGTTCCAGCTGCGTCGACGTGGTTGTTCCGAGGCGGGCTCAGCGAGAAGGAGCCCATCCTGGCTCGGCTCGCACGGAAGGCGTACGAGCCGCTGTTGGGGCTGGTCCTGCGGTTCCGCCCGGTGGTCGTCTTGATCGCCGTGCTGATCTTTGTCGGCGGCGGGTGGCTCGCGTCTCGGATGGGAGCAGAGTTCGTGCCGCGACTGGATGAAGGCGCGATCGCGCTGCAGGCTGTGCGACCTCCGTCGGTGTCGCTGGAAGAATCGGTGGCCGCAACTACGCGGATCGAGCGCGTGCTCCTCGATGCGTATCCAGACGAGATCGACACGATCGTGTCGCGAACAGGTCGCGCCGAGATCGCGACCGACCCGATGGGGATCGAGATCTCGGACATCTACCTGATCCTCCATCCGATCGAGGAGTGGACGCGGGCCGACTCAAAGGTCGAACTGGTGGAGCGCATCGACGCGACCCTGGCTGAGTCGATCGCAGGCCAGAACTTCTCCTTCTCGCAACCCATCGAACTCCGGACCAACGAGCTGATAAGCGGCGTACGTTCGGATGTGGCAGTGAACCTGTACGGACCGGACTTCGCGGAGCTGGAGAAAGCCGGCGAGCGAGTCATGCGCGTGCTGCGATCCGTCGACGGTGCCGTCGATGTCAATGCAAGTCAGGTGGCGGGGCTACCGGCGGTTCGGATCGTCGTCGATCGGGAGGCGGCCGGTCGATATGGCATCAACGCCTCGGAGATCCTCGATGCCGTCTCAGCCATCGGTGGCAGGCCTGTCGGCACGGTGTTCGAAGGCCAACGGCGCTTTTCTCTGCAGGTGCGCCTTACCGAAGCTGCGCGAGCCAATCCGGAGGTGTTGCGCGAGCTCCTCGTGTCTGCCCCAGGCGGCGAGCGTGTGCCGCTTGGACAGGTCGCGCAGGTGCTGCTGGAAGAGGGCCCCGCCGTGGTCAGCCGCGAGAGCGCTCAGCGTCGGATGACCATCCAGCTCAACGTGCGCGGCCGTGACCTCGCTGGTTTCGTGGCTGAAGCGCAGGAGCGGGTACGCGCCGAGGCGAACCTTCCACCCGGCTACTTCGTGACCTGGGGCGGGCAGTTCGAGAACCTCCAAGCCGCGACGTCGCGGCTTGCACTGGCTGTGCCCCTGGCGCTCCTCCTGATCTTCCTGCTGCTGTACACGACGTTCGGCTCGGCGCGGCCGGCCCTCATCATCTATCTGAACATCCCCATGGCGGCGGTCGGCGGGGTCCTAGCGCTATGGCTACGAGGGATGCCATTCTCCATCTCCGCCGCCGTCGGCTTCATAGCCTTGTCAGGCATCGCGGTGCTCAACGGCGTCGTGATGGTCTCGTACATCCGCGACCTTCAGCGCGAAGGGCTCTCGTTGATGGACGCCACTGAGAAAGGAGCGCGACTTCGCCTCCGGGCGGTGCTGATGACCGCGCTCACCGACGGCATCGGCTTTCTGCCGATGGCGATCTCTACGACCGCCGGCGCGGAGGTACAGCGTCCACTTGCCACAGTCGTGATCGGCGGGCTGGTGACCGCCACGATGCTGACCCTCTTCGTCCTCCCAGCCGTTTACAGCTGGCTCGGCGGGAGCGCGCTCGAGGACGACGATGAAGACGAGATTCCAGCCGACATGGAGGGGGTCGAGGCATGA
- a CDS encoding efflux RND transporter periplasmic adaptor subunit, with translation MARPGGVTMKHSNFLFFLLLLAGFFVSTSSCKEGDAGTSSAPTSAPHEQAHDPTGEGEASSPRVATSSDWCGGHGVPESMCTVCNPALADHFQREGDWCQEHGFPESVCPVCNPMEPPAEAGSPSRGNAADWCGGHGVPESMCTVCNPSLVDRFQREGDWCQEHGFPESVCPECNPMQPPADSGEPAQASASDWCSEHGVPESMCTQCNPGLAAGYRESGDWCGEHEFPESVCPVCNPVTPPAGASGPQTRVQLSETAFQTSGIRLERVSSHRVSSGGVRVPAEIQFDPDRLAHVSPLVDGQMVSVAVTIGDRVEAGDELATFRSVELGQARAELSRATAVRETAQANLERQQRLRDEGINSERSLLEARQAFDEADAARDAARSRLRVFGVRGGSGSDMTLTSPIDGVVVERHATRGENVSTEDTLFVVADASEVWVIARAYEQHIPLVRVGMSATLTVGPHEGRQWTGTVSYVSLSLDETTRTLPVRVSVPNEDGALRPGMFGTLTIDGGNSEPALAIPTAAVQSLNGRDVVFVQGDAERTFEARTVVLGREAEGMSPVLEGLSGNETVVAAGAFILKSELVRGQLADGCAGD, from the coding sequence ATGGCCCGCCCAGGAGGTGTCACCATGAAGCACTCCAACTTTCTGTTCTTCCTCCTTCTGCTTGCCGGGTTCTTCGTGTCGACCTCTTCTTGCAAGGAGGGCGATGCCGGAACGTCTTCGGCCCCAACAAGCGCTCCCCACGAGCAGGCCCATGACCCAACGGGAGAGGGCGAGGCGAGCTCTCCTCGGGTAGCGACCTCGAGCGATTGGTGTGGCGGTCACGGCGTACCCGAGTCCATGTGCACGGTGTGCAACCCGGCCCTCGCGGACCATTTCCAGCGCGAGGGCGACTGGTGTCAGGAGCATGGGTTTCCGGAGTCTGTGTGTCCGGTCTGCAATCCGATGGAGCCCCCGGCCGAAGCCGGCAGCCCATCGCGGGGGAATGCAGCTGACTGGTGTGGCGGCCACGGCGTCCCTGAGTCCATGTGCACCGTGTGCAACCCGAGCCTTGTGGACCGCTTCCAGCGTGAGGGCGACTGGTGCCAGGAGCACGGGTTTCCGGAGTCTGTGTGTCCGGAGTGCAATCCGATGCAACCACCGGCGGACAGCGGCGAGCCAGCGCAAGCCAGCGCATCGGATTGGTGCAGCGAGCACGGCGTCCCTGAGTCCATGTGTACGCAATGCAACCCGGGCCTGGCTGCAGGGTACCGCGAATCTGGCGACTGGTGCGGGGAGCACGAGTTTCCTGAGTCTGTGTGTCCGGTCTGCAATCCGGTGACGCCACCTGCGGGCGCATCAGGCCCTCAGACTCGGGTTCAGCTCTCGGAGACTGCCTTTCAAACGAGCGGTATTCGTCTCGAACGCGTCTCCTCGCATCGAGTGTCATCAGGCGGCGTTCGTGTTCCGGCGGAGATCCAGTTCGATCCCGACCGGCTTGCCCATGTCAGCCCGCTCGTCGACGGACAGATGGTGAGCGTCGCCGTGACGATCGGTGACCGAGTTGAGGCGGGAGACGAGCTGGCGACCTTTCGCAGCGTCGAGCTGGGGCAGGCCCGGGCTGAGCTGTCGCGGGCAACCGCGGTTCGAGAGACGGCCCAGGCCAACCTCGAACGCCAGCAGCGACTGCGGGACGAGGGGATCAACTCCGAGCGGAGCCTCCTCGAGGCACGGCAAGCGTTCGATGAAGCCGACGCCGCTCGTGACGCGGCACGGTCCCGCCTCCGTGTGTTTGGCGTGCGCGGCGGATCGGGCTCGGACATGACCCTGACCAGTCCCATCGATGGCGTGGTGGTGGAGCGACACGCAACGCGAGGCGAGAACGTGTCGACCGAGGACACCCTCTTCGTGGTCGCCGATGCGTCGGAGGTGTGGGTGATCGCGCGGGCCTACGAGCAGCACATCCCGCTCGTCCGGGTCGGAATGAGCGCGACGCTCACCGTGGGACCCCACGAGGGAAGGCAGTGGACCGGCACCGTCAGCTACGTCTCGCTATCGCTCGACGAGACGACGCGCACGCTGCCGGTGCGCGTATCGGTGCCGAATGAGGACGGGGCGTTGCGACCGGGAATGTTCGGGACGCTCACGATTGACGGTGGGAACTCGGAACCAGCGCTCGCCATCCCGACCGCTGCGGTCCAGTCGTTGAACGGTCGGGATGTCGTGTTCGTGCAGGGAGACGCGGAGCGGACCTTCGAGGCTCGCACCGTCGTGTTGGGTCGCGAGGCGGAGGGGATGTCCCCGGTCCTCGAGGGCCTTTCGGGTAACGAAACGGTGGTCGCAGCGGGCGCCTTCATCCTCAAGTCGGAGCTGGTGCGCGGCCAGCTCGCCGACGGCTGCGCGGGGGACTGA
- a CDS encoding TolC family protein, with product MDHEQPGAQRRCPWQRLPGTGGYHSALRTPFAARTRNVALGLALVAGSSLTPGCASTHASSTLPEPGIYAPPEVAQLYIPSGTPVDPSGASELSLDQLLVFADAYSPAVQSARARVGLADAEVIGAEIVFPANPQLSFGAGGRTIEGATGFEFEVAVQQRIEIAGEPGLRLDAAEDQQRLSEAAVNEVRWSVHVEVHRLFVDILLVRERLEQAERFVAFAQSMRDIAARQVEAGESSPLILLVADADLAQTREAVIEARQAGESLEARLAAVIGWPEATLPDVQGSLPEVRQAPDVNSLLALMAEHHPSLRTRELAVVAGRSRLALEDREAWPEPTVGLSYGREAAPGPEAEADVWLFNLTFPIPLWRTNQDGRARAEAELVVADREREATATRLRGDLLQAAIALNAAVDRVALYETGVVPQLEENLVLLQRAYELGEVDVHQVSQTRERLLTATGQYIDARITYHETAATLEGLVGTELWPAQEVSP from the coding sequence ATGGATCACGAACAACCAGGCGCCCAACGGCGCTGTCCCTGGCAGCGCCTGCCGGGAACCGGGGGCTACCACTCGGCTTTGCGGACACCGTTCGCAGCGAGGACTCGCAACGTCGCGTTGGGGCTCGCGCTCGTCGCTGGCTCGTCGCTCACCCCTGGGTGTGCGTCGACGCATGCGTCGAGCACGCTGCCAGAACCCGGCATCTACGCGCCCCCGGAGGTCGCCCAGCTCTACATCCCGTCCGGCACTCCGGTTGACCCTTCCGGCGCATCGGAACTCTCGCTCGACCAACTGCTCGTGTTCGCTGACGCGTACTCACCGGCGGTTCAAAGTGCGCGAGCTCGCGTTGGGTTGGCTGACGCCGAGGTGATCGGTGCCGAGATCGTGTTTCCTGCCAACCCGCAGCTGAGCTTCGGCGCAGGGGGACGCACCATCGAAGGAGCGACCGGCTTCGAGTTCGAGGTCGCCGTGCAACAGCGGATTGAGATCGCGGGTGAGCCGGGGCTTCGGCTCGACGCCGCGGAGGACCAGCAGCGGCTCAGTGAAGCCGCCGTCAACGAGGTGCGATGGAGCGTGCACGTCGAGGTTCACCGGCTCTTCGTCGACATCCTCCTGGTGCGCGAGCGGCTGGAGCAGGCCGAGCGCTTCGTGGCCTTCGCGCAGTCCATGCGCGACATCGCTGCCCGACAGGTCGAGGCGGGCGAGTCGTCTCCGCTGATCTTGCTGGTAGCCGACGCCGACCTCGCCCAGACCCGCGAGGCGGTGATTGAGGCACGGCAGGCGGGTGAGTCGCTCGAGGCGCGGCTGGCCGCAGTCATTGGCTGGCCGGAGGCCACTCTGCCCGATGTGCAGGGCAGCCTACCCGAGGTGCGTCAGGCGCCGGACGTGAACTCGCTTCTGGCGCTGATGGCGGAGCATCATCCATCCCTTCGAACCCGTGAGCTCGCCGTCGTCGCTGGTCGGAGCCGGCTGGCTCTGGAGGATCGGGAGGCGTGGCCAGAACCCACCGTGGGCCTCTCGTATGGACGCGAAGCGGCGCCTGGCCCAGAGGCTGAGGCTGACGTCTGGCTCTTCAATCTCACCTTCCCAATTCCTCTGTGGCGCACAAACCAGGACGGTCGGGCCCGAGCGGAGGCCGAACTCGTCGTGGCCGACCGCGAGCGCGAAGCGACCGCCACCCGGCTTCGAGGCGATCTCCTTCAGGCGGCGATTGCGCTCAACGCCGCCGTTGACCGGGTCGCGCTTTACGAGACCGGGGTCGTTCCCCAGCTCGAGGAGAACCTCGTGCTTCTCCAACGTGCCTACGAGCTGGGTGAGGTTGATGTGCACCAGGTCTCGCAGACGCGCGAACGCCTGTTGACGGCGACGGGGCAGTACATCGACGCGCGCATCACCTATCACGAAACCGCCGCAACTCTCGAGGGGCTCGTCGGCACTGAACTATGGCCCGCCCAGGAGGTGTCACCATGA
- a CDS encoding ArsR/SmtB family transcription factor: MSSVETAQDVITGTADGCCEVFVVDAERVERARAALPAEHLVSAAAALFKVIGHPTRVRILVALAAEELCVCDLAQVLDATVSATSHQLRNMRAMGLVHFRTEGKLAYYRASDPVMVSLLQQGVEHARDRRSESHGGGGT, translated from the coding sequence ATGAGCTCCGTCGAAACAGCACAAGACGTTATCACCGGCACAGCCGACGGCTGCTGCGAGGTGTTCGTCGTAGACGCGGAGCGCGTGGAGCGCGCGAGGGCGGCGCTGCCCGCGGAGCATCTCGTGAGCGCAGCAGCGGCGCTGTTCAAGGTCATTGGGCACCCCACGCGTGTCCGGATTCTCGTGGCCCTCGCGGCTGAGGAGCTCTGCGTCTGCGACCTCGCCCAAGTACTCGACGCCACCGTCTCAGCCACATCACATCAGCTGCGGAACATGCGCGCGATGGGGCTCGTCCACTTTCGAACCGAAGGGAAGCTCGCGTACTACCGGGCGAGCGACCCGGTCATGGTCTCGCTCCTCCAACAAGGCGTCGAACATGCCCGCGACCGCAGGTCCGAGTCTCACGGTGGCGGAGGGACGTAG
- a CDS encoding gamma-glutamylcyclotransferase family protein, translating into MIYAARHPVSPVHHFCLVARARTEAAFELVSLGAFPAMIAGGATAVVGEVYEIDPVTLAALDRLEGHPRFYQRTAIRLEDGDEVLAYLLSPEQARGRTRIPSSDWTDADRHKEDWR; encoded by the coding sequence GTGATCTATGCGGCGCGCCACCCAGTCAGTCCAGTACACCACTTCTGCCTCGTCGCCCGCGCGCGGACCGAGGCCGCGTTCGAGCTCGTGAGCCTGGGCGCGTTCCCGGCGATGATCGCGGGCGGGGCGACGGCGGTGGTCGGCGAGGTCTACGAGATCGACCCGGTCACCCTCGCCGCGCTCGACCGCCTCGAAGGCCACCCGCGCTTCTACCAGCGCACGGCCATCCGGCTCGAGGACGGCGACGAGGTCCTGGCCTACCTGCTCTCGCCGGAGCAGGCCCGAGGGCGAACCCGCATCCCCAGCAGCGACTGGACGGACGCAGACCGACACAAGGAGGACTGGAGATGA